In Entomomonas moraniae, one DNA window encodes the following:
- a CDS encoding esterase-like activity of phytase family protein produces the protein MPSSNDPIHKFTFCILASCLFINTLTMASEQVKEYPATLAGHAILPANSFIATPDDAPENLQSSGKYISSVRNEKLNSAEGLSEGRPTGIFSPFKGQPQQGHSGIKRMKDGTYWIITDNGAGTKENSPDFMLYLNHYDVDFKTGQFKLLDTVFLHDPDKKIPFHIINESTQKRYLTGADLDPESFQIIDGNFWIGEEFGPYLIKADRTGKVLALFETTVNDKVIKSPNHYSLKTPNTPQDKINFDIKRSKGFEGMAMSPDGSKLYALLEGPIWQQDKKQYENDNNQNYLRILEFDVAKEQWTGRFWKYPLALNSNAIGDFNMINNTRGLIIERDDGEGVKEKACINPKDTKHCFNNLAAFKRVYLIELSEKNVNNTVNKLGYIDLLNIKDPNKLARKPLNEGVLKFPFLTIENVDIVDGSHIIVGNDNNLPFSSSRDPNKADDNELVLLEVGQLLNAK, from the coding sequence ATGCCATCTTCAAATGATCCTATACATAAGTTTACTTTTTGTATTTTAGCAAGTTGCCTTTTTATCAATACATTGACCATGGCTAGCGAGCAAGTAAAAGAGTATCCTGCTACATTAGCAGGTCACGCTATACTTCCTGCTAATTCTTTTATTGCTACGCCTGACGATGCCCCAGAGAACTTACAAAGTAGTGGCAAATACATTAGCAGTGTACGCAATGAAAAGTTAAACAGTGCAGAAGGATTATCAGAAGGCAGACCAACTGGCATATTTTCCCCATTCAAAGGCCAACCACAACAAGGGCACTCAGGAATTAAGCGCATGAAGGATGGAACATACTGGATCATTACCGACAATGGTGCTGGAACGAAAGAAAATTCCCCAGACTTCATGCTCTACCTAAACCATTATGATGTTGACTTTAAAACGGGTCAGTTCAAACTACTCGATACAGTATTTTTACATGATCCTGATAAAAAAATACCTTTTCATATTATTAATGAGTCAACACAGAAAAGGTATCTTACGGGAGCAGACTTAGACCCAGAAAGTTTTCAAATTATCGATGGTAACTTTTGGATAGGAGAAGAGTTCGGACCTTATCTCATCAAAGCAGATAGAACTGGAAAAGTATTGGCACTGTTTGAAACTACGGTTAATGATAAAGTTATTAAATCTCCTAATCATTACTCTTTAAAAACACCTAACACACCTCAAGACAAAATAAATTTTGACATAAAGCGCTCAAAAGGCTTTGAAGGCATGGCAATGTCACCAGATGGTTCAAAACTTTATGCCCTCTTAGAAGGGCCAATATGGCAACAAGATAAAAAACAATATGAAAATGACAACAATCAAAACTACTTACGTATTTTAGAATTTGATGTAGCTAAAGAACAATGGACTGGACGCTTTTGGAAATACCCACTCGCTCTAAATAGCAACGCAATTGGTGATTTTAATATGATTAACAATACACGTGGCCTCATTATAGAACGTGATGATGGTGAGGGTGTAAAAGAAAAAGCTTGTATAAATCCAAAAGACACAAAACATTGTTTTAATAATCTTGCAGCCTTTAAACGTGTATATTTAATAGAGCTGTCAGAAAAAAATGTTAATAACACCGTTAACAAACTTGGTTATATTGATCTGCTAAATATCAAAGACCCTAACAAATTAGCACGTAAACCATTAAATGAAGGGGTATTAAAGTTTCCATTTTTAACGATAGAAAATGTTGATATTGTTGACGGCAGTCACATAATTGTCGGTAATGATAATAACCTACCATTCTCAAGCAGTAGAGACCCTAATAAAGCAGATGATAATGAACTCGTCTTATTAGAAGTTGGCCAATTGCTTAATGCAAAATAG